One Diabrotica virgifera virgifera chromosome 3, PGI_DIABVI_V3a genomic window carries:
- the LOC114342965 gene encoding twist-related protein-like — translation MIQHEESISERLGIKIIDSSSNIDKYPQNSIFKQQYSLRPRSRKRKHIFLEDNDTFINSLQSNKSKSKAPPLSKYRRKNANARERTRMKEINAAFEMLRKAVPHMTQQEQQNEKLTKITTLKLAMKYISTLSELLSIKRNSFVLSDYHHSEECVIGLDNASQTIQIDNSKHNITDFILDLRGESFYKTALPTFFYDFPEQ, via the coding sequence ATGATCCAACATGAAGAAAGCATTTCTGAACGCTTGGGCATAAAAATAATCGACTCGTCATCAAATATCGACAAATATCCACAAAACTCCATATTCAAACAACAATATTCACTTAGACCTCGTTCTCGTaaaagaaaacatatttttttagaaGATAATGACACATTTATCAATTCGCTACAAAGTAATAAAAGCAAATCCAAAGCTCCCCCTCTAAGCAAATACCGTCGAAAAAACGCCAACGCCAGAGAAAGAACACGAATGAAAGAAATCAACGCAGCTTTTGAAATGCTTCGGAAAGCTGTACCACACATGACACAACAGGAACAGCAAAACGAAAAGTTAACTAAGATTACAACTTTAAAGCTAGCGATGAAATATATTTCCACATTATCTGAATTGTTATCAATTAAAAGGAACAGTTTTGTACTTTCAGATTATCATCATTCTGAAGAGTGTGTTATCGGTTTAGACAATGCGTCTCAAACGATACAAATTGATAACAGTAAGCACAACATAACCGATTTTATTTTGGACTTACGCGGTGAATCTTTCTACAAAACAGCCCTTCCTACTTTTTTCTATGATTTTCCGgaacaataa